A single region of the Sphingobium sp. EP60837 genome encodes:
- a CDS encoding retroviral-like aspartic protease family protein: MRHFPLVPAIAVLIFSLPAAAQMPPATDPPAVVRTLSTDDDRVSIPIHISGKGPWNFIVDTGSQRTVISRDLAERLALPTRRSVTIVSMAGRSETRTVAVPQLGYGDATINDIEAPVLEANHLGAAGLLGLDSLHAKRLLLNFRTGRMEIGSSRPKWRDPNAIIVEARRRKGQLILLHSDANGLKVNIILDTGTHLSVGNLALRDKLIRKKRAPLMSTVSLLSVTGETLTGQLGRIGRIRMGPIALTDLPVMFADAQPFRELGLQDKPTLLLGIQALKMFDRVAIDFGRGKVDFLMPDAGSLDRQRFAATPRKAG, from the coding sequence ATGAGACATTTTCCTCTCGTCCCCGCAATTGCTGTCCTCATATTCAGCCTCCCTGCGGCGGCGCAGATGCCCCCTGCAACCGATCCCCCTGCGGTCGTGCGGACGCTGTCCACCGACGACGATCGTGTCTCCATCCCGATCCATATCAGCGGCAAGGGACCGTGGAACTTCATCGTGGATACCGGGTCGCAGCGCACCGTCATCTCCCGCGACCTTGCCGAACGGCTCGCCCTTCCCACGCGCCGCTCGGTGACGATCGTCAGCATGGCGGGTCGCAGCGAAACGCGCACCGTTGCTGTCCCGCAACTTGGCTATGGGGATGCGACGATCAACGACATCGAGGCCCCAGTGCTGGAAGCGAACCATCTGGGCGCAGCGGGGCTGCTTGGCCTCGACAGCCTGCATGCCAAGCGCCTGTTGCTGAATTTCCGCACCGGGCGCATGGAGATCGGCTCGAGCCGCCCGAAGTGGCGCGATCCCAACGCAATCATCGTCGAGGCGCGCCGCCGCAAAGGACAGTTGATCCTGCTCCATTCCGACGCGAACGGGCTTAAGGTCAACATCATCCTCGACACCGGCACGCATCTCAGCGTCGGCAATCTGGCGCTGCGAGACAAGCTCATCCGGAAAAAGCGCGCACCGCTGATGAGCACCGTCAGCCTGCTCAGCGTCACCGGCGAGACGTTGACCGGGCAACTGGGTCGCATCGGCCGCATCCGCATGGGTCCCATCGCCTTGACCGATCTGCCGGTCATGTTCGCCGATGCCCAGCCTTTCCGAGAACTCGGCCTGCAAGACAAGCCGACCCTGCTGCTCGGCATCCAGGCGCTCAAGATGTTCGACCGCGTCGCCATCGATTTCGGCCGCGGAAAGGTCGATTTCCTGATGCCCGACGCTGGTTCGCTCGATCGGCAGCGCTTCGCCGCAACCCCGCGCAAAGCCGGTTAG